Proteins from a single region of Streptomyces spectabilis:
- a CDS encoding glutathione S-transferase family protein, with amino-acid sequence MSGDDSDSQAAKSNAAYGKKPFKRSKSHFADRVTADGRDGWPVEAGRYRLVISRACPWASRAAISRRLLGLESALSLAVVDPIQDDRSWRFTLDPDGRDPVLGIRYLSEAYDARETGYPGGVSVPALVDEVSGKLVTNDYQQLTLDLATEWRDLHRPGAPDLYPQPLRDEINDVMDGIYRDVNNGVYRAGFAASQSEYEAACRDVFRRLEETSRRLADRRYLVGDSITEADIRLFTTLVRFDAVYHGHFKCNRWKLSEDPVLWAYARDLYQTPGFGDTVDFDHIKRHYYEVHTGINPTGIVPLGPDLDGWLTPHHREGFGGRPFGDGTAPGPVPDGEEVPVTGQP; translated from the coding sequence GTGAGCGGCGACGACAGCGACTCCCAGGCGGCGAAGAGCAACGCCGCGTACGGCAAGAAGCCCTTCAAGCGCTCCAAGAGCCACTTCGCCGACCGCGTCACGGCTGACGGCCGCGACGGCTGGCCGGTCGAGGCGGGGCGCTACCGCCTGGTGATCAGCCGCGCCTGCCCCTGGGCCAGTCGCGCGGCCATCTCCCGGCGACTGCTCGGTCTGGAGTCCGCGCTGTCCCTGGCGGTCGTCGACCCCATCCAGGACGACCGAAGCTGGCGCTTCACCCTCGACCCCGACGGCCGTGACCCGGTCCTGGGCATCCGCTATCTGAGTGAGGCGTACGACGCGCGGGAGACCGGCTATCCGGGCGGCGTGAGCGTTCCGGCCCTGGTGGACGAAGTCAGCGGCAAGCTGGTGACGAACGACTACCAGCAGCTGACCCTCGACCTCGCCACCGAGTGGCGGGACCTGCACCGGCCGGGCGCGCCCGACCTGTATCCGCAGCCCCTGCGGGACGAGATCAACGACGTCATGGACGGCATCTACCGCGACGTCAACAACGGCGTGTACCGCGCGGGGTTCGCCGCGAGCCAGAGCGAGTACGAGGCCGCGTGCCGGGACGTGTTCCGCCGCCTGGAGGAGACCTCGCGGCGGCTCGCCGACCGCCGCTATCTGGTCGGCGACAGCATCACGGAAGCCGACATCCGCCTGTTCACGACCCTGGTGCGCTTCGACGCCGTGTACCACGGCCACTTCAAGTGCAACCGCTGGAAGCTGTCGGAGGACCCGGTGCTGTGGGCGTACGCCCGCGATCTCTATCAGACGCCCGGCTTCGGCGACACCGTCGACTTCGACCACATCAAGCGGCACTACTACGAGGTGCACACGGGCATCAATCCGACGGGCATCGTGCCGCTCGGACCCGACCTCGACGGGTGGCTGACGCCGCATCACCGCGAGGGGTTCGGCGGTCGCCCGTTCGGCGACGGGACGGCGCCGGGGCCGGTGCCCGACGGCGAGGAGGTGCCGGTGACGGGGCAGCCGTGA
- a CDS encoding cytochrome P450, which yields MVVVAQTTRQPGGATALPKGFRGAELGWPQLRRIPHPPRRVPLLGDVLGVRPRTPIQDSMRIGAGLGPIFRRKAFGKEIVFVWGARLAGELADEARFAKHVGLGVANLRPMAGDGLFTAYNHEPNWQLAHDILAPGFSRDAMAGYHPLMLDAAGQLTDRWDAEAAAGRAVDVPGDMTKLTLETIARTGFGHDFGSFERTRPHPFVTAMVGTLSYAQRRNVVPPALAPVLLRGAERRNAADMAYLNRTVDEVVAARRAADASGAHGDLLDRMLEVAHPETGERLSAENIRRQVITFLVAGHETTSGALSFALHYLARDPGVLARARDEVDQVWGDAAPPAYEQVAKLRYVRRVLDESLRLWPTAPAFSREARDDTVLGGVHPMRRGAWAVVLAALLHRDPEVWGERPEEFDPDRFAPAAVRSRPAHVFKPFGTGARACIGRQFALHEATLVLALLLRRYDLRPEPDYRLRVGERLTLMPRGLRLRLTRRGVPGPSDGYARGA from the coding sequence ATGGTGGTCGTGGCGCAGACGACGCGACAGCCGGGCGGTGCCACCGCGCTGCCCAAGGGGTTTCGGGGCGCGGAGCTCGGCTGGCCGCAGCTGCGCCGGATCCCGCATCCGCCGCGCCGCGTGCCGCTGCTCGGGGACGTGCTCGGTGTCCGTCCGCGCACGCCCATCCAGGACTCCATGCGGATCGGGGCAGGGCTCGGGCCGATCTTCCGGCGCAAGGCCTTCGGCAAGGAGATCGTGTTCGTGTGGGGCGCGCGGCTCGCGGGCGAGCTGGCCGACGAGGCGCGGTTCGCCAAGCACGTGGGGCTCGGCGTCGCCAATCTGCGGCCCATGGCGGGCGACGGCCTGTTCACCGCGTACAACCACGAACCGAACTGGCAGCTCGCGCACGACATCCTCGCCCCCGGCTTCAGCCGGGACGCCATGGCGGGCTACCACCCCCTGATGCTGGACGCGGCCGGACAGCTGACGGACCGCTGGGACGCCGAAGCGGCGGCGGGGCGGGCCGTCGACGTGCCCGGCGACATGACCAAGCTGACGCTGGAGACGATCGCCCGCACGGGCTTCGGGCACGACTTCGGCTCCTTCGAGCGCACCAGGCCGCACCCGTTCGTGACCGCGATGGTCGGCACGCTGTCGTACGCCCAGCGCCGCAACGTCGTGCCGCCCGCGCTGGCGCCCGTACTGCTGCGCGGCGCCGAGCGGCGCAACGCCGCCGACATGGCGTACTTGAACCGGACCGTGGACGAGGTGGTGGCGGCCCGCCGCGCGGCGGACGCCTCGGGCGCCCACGGGGACCTCCTGGACCGGATGCTGGAGGTCGCGCACCCGGAGACCGGCGAGCGCCTGTCGGCCGAGAACATCCGGCGCCAGGTCATCACGTTCCTGGTGGCCGGGCACGAGACGACGTCCGGCGCCCTGTCGTTCGCCCTGCACTATCTGGCGCGCGACCCCGGGGTGCTCGCCCGCGCGCGGGACGAGGTGGACCAGGTGTGGGGTGACGCGGCGCCACCGGCGTACGAGCAGGTGGCGAAGTTGCGGTACGTGCGCCGCGTGCTCGACGAGTCGCTGCGGCTGTGGCCGACGGCACCCGCCTTCTCGCGGGAGGCCCGCGACGACACCGTGCTCGGCGGCGTGCATCCGATGCGCCGCGGCGCCTGGGCGGTGGTCCTGGCGGCGCTGCTGCACCGGGATCCGGAGGTGTGGGGCGAGCGGCCCGAGGAGTTCGACCCGGACCGGTTCGCGCCCGCCGCCGTGCGGTCGCGGCCCGCGCACGTCTTCAAGCCGTTCGGCACGGGCGCGCGGGCCTGCATCGGCCGTCAGTTCGCGCTGCACGAGGCGACGCTGGTACTCGCCCTGCTGCTGCGCCGCTACGACCTGCGGCCCGAGCCCGACTACCGGCTGCGGGTCGGCGAACGCCTCACTCTGATGCCCCGGGGGCTGCGCCTCCGGCTCACCCGCAGAGGCGTTCCGGGACCTTCGGACGGGTACGCGCGGGGCGCTTGA
- a CDS encoding TetR/AcrR family transcriptional regulator, translating into MAANAQERTRRRLSTEERREQLLTVGARLFARNPYDEVWIEQVAEIAGVSRGLLYHYFPTKRDFFAAVVQRESARMLRLTTAEPGLPFREQIGTGLDVFLAYVERNAQGFRAFHSAEAAGDPVVREVYREGLAAQERQILAALAADPGTAHLADDLPAVRLAVRGWLAFMVAVCLEWLDTLDDGELGRDQVRDLCARALLGAILP; encoded by the coding sequence ATGGCCGCGAACGCCCAGGAGCGCACCCGCCGCAGACTCAGCACGGAGGAGCGCAGGGAACAGCTGCTCACCGTGGGCGCCCGCCTCTTCGCGCGAAACCCCTACGACGAGGTCTGGATCGAGCAGGTCGCCGAGATCGCGGGCGTCTCGCGCGGCCTGCTCTACCACTACTTCCCGACCAAGCGGGACTTCTTCGCCGCCGTCGTCCAGCGGGAGAGCGCGCGCATGCTGCGCCTGACGACGGCCGAGCCGGGCCTGCCGTTCCGGGAGCAGATCGGCACAGGGCTCGACGTGTTCCTCGCGTACGTCGAGCGGAACGCCCAGGGCTTCCGCGCCTTCCACAGCGCGGAGGCGGCCGGGGACCCGGTGGTGCGCGAGGTCTACCGCGAGGGTCTCGCCGCCCAGGAGCGGCAGATCCTCGCGGCCCTCGCCGCCGACCCCGGCACCGCGCACCTGGCCGACGACCTGCCCGCCGTGCGCCTCGCCGTGCGCGGCTGGCTGGCCTTCATGGTCGCCGTGTGCCTGGAGTGGCTCGACACGCTCGACGACGGGGAGCTGGGCCGCGATCAGGTGCGGGACCTGTGCGCGCGGGCGCTGCTCGGCGCGATCCTGCCGTGA
- a CDS encoding DUF5999 family protein, whose protein sequence is MCAHQPPCPSAQGSDRDAALVVSAHPEQGWSLLCNGTIVFDDTGELLPDGRVVPPLPPLSPEPPTLAIAA, encoded by the coding sequence ATGTGCGCCCATCAGCCGCCGTGCCCGTCAGCGCAGGGTTCCGACCGGGACGCCGCGCTGGTCGTCAGCGCCCACCCCGAACAGGGCTGGAGTCTGCTGTGCAACGGCACCATCGTCTTCGACGACACCGGTGAACTCCTGCCCGACGGACGCGTGGTGCCACCACTGCCCCCGCTCTCACCAGAGCCCCCGACCCTGGCGATAGCGGCCTGA
- a CDS encoding MFS transporter: MIRRYRLSSYLAGAMAARTGDEMSGPALLLVGLAVTGSASAASALLAGITVSAAVGGPVIGAMLDRAARPGRLLAGALAAYAMTLLLILLGLGRIPLPVVVATAVIGGLLGPALAGGWTAQLPRVAAPDGLPRATALDALTYNVAGLAGPVLAGLVALLAGAPAGVVVSLALILLALPAAWALPARSSPEGGSVGASRGAPATSIADDLVSGFVAIARTRPLARATLTSVVSYVGLGVLVTCTPLLGDAAFGSPHSGTFLLTVLAAAALAANALLAKRPGLLRPDATVLASTLVLGAAFALAATASPVPLVAAMVVAGAAEGPQLTALFAVRHREAPERLRGQIFTTGASLKITGYAVGAGLGGPLATWSLPGAPLVAAACELLAAAGYLACGAPSRRVGGRPPRSWTRAGSGT; this comes from the coding sequence ATGATCAGACGTTACAGACTCTCGTCCTACTTGGCAGGCGCCATGGCGGCCCGTACCGGTGACGAGATGTCGGGGCCCGCCCTCCTGCTCGTCGGGCTCGCCGTCACCGGGTCCGCGTCCGCCGCGTCCGCGCTCCTTGCCGGGATCACCGTGTCGGCGGCGGTGGGCGGCCCCGTCATCGGGGCCATGCTCGACCGCGCGGCACGGCCGGGGCGGCTGCTCGCGGGCGCGCTCGCCGCGTACGCGATGACGCTGCTGCTCATCCTGCTGGGCCTGGGGCGGATCCCGCTGCCGGTGGTGGTCGCCACCGCCGTGATCGGCGGGCTGCTCGGTCCCGCGCTCGCCGGTGGCTGGACCGCCCAGCTGCCCCGCGTGGCCGCCCCGGACGGGTTGCCGCGCGCCACCGCCCTCGACGCGCTGACCTACAACGTCGCGGGCCTGGCCGGACCAGTCCTGGCCGGGCTCGTGGCCCTGCTGGCCGGGGCCCCTGCGGGCGTCGTCGTGTCCCTCGCGCTGATCCTGCTGGCGCTGCCCGCGGCCTGGGCCCTGCCCGCCCGCTCTTCGCCTGAGGGCGGCTCGGTGGGGGCTTCCCGGGGCGCCCCCGCGACGTCGATCGCCGACGATCTGGTCTCCGGGTTCGTGGCCATCGCCCGCACCCGGCCGCTCGCCCGCGCGACGCTGACGTCCGTCGTGTCGTACGTCGGTCTCGGCGTGCTCGTCACCTGCACGCCCCTGCTGGGCGACGCGGCGTTCGGCTCGCCGCACTCCGGGACGTTCCTGCTGACCGTTCTGGCGGCCGCGGCCCTCGCCGCCAACGCCCTGCTGGCCAAGCGCCCGGGGCTGCTGCGGCCCGACGCCACCGTCCTGGCGAGCACGCTCGTCCTCGGCGCCGCCTTCGCCCTCGCCGCGACCGCGTCGCCGGTGCCCCTCGTCGCCGCGATGGTCGTCGCGGGGGCAGCCGAAGGCCCCCAGCTCACCGCGCTGTTCGCGGTCCGGCACCGGGAGGCGCCGGAGCGGCTGCGCGGCCAGATCTTCACCACCGGCGCCAGCCTGAAGATCACCGGTTACGCGGTCGGAGCGGGCCTCGGCGGGCCGCTCGCCACCTGGTCGCTGCCCGGCGCCCCGCTCGTGGCCGCGGCCTGCGAACTCCTCGCGGCGGCGGGCTACCTGGCCTGCGGTGCACCGTCGCGGCGCGTCGGCGGGCGGCCGCCCCGCTCGTGGACGAGGGCCGGATCGGGCACGTGA
- a CDS encoding CGNR zinc finger domain-containing protein, giving the protein MMRESANGPGGVGETGGGPDGDWSTRHSVVRSARRAAALVNVLGGTPDAAPDAAAVRAVLREYGEDDPLDLSAEDVRAMRAAAASLREVFAAPDVDTAAHRLNRILAESCGPVRLTAHGGGAPWHPHLDSDDEAPWAEWLLASSCMALTVLVWDRQRPPGGLCASPRCANVYLAVGGGAARRYCSRRCATRERVANHRKAKEA; this is encoded by the coding sequence ATGATGCGGGAGTCGGCGAACGGTCCGGGCGGCGTGGGCGAGACCGGCGGCGGCCCGGACGGCGACTGGTCGACCCGGCACTCCGTGGTGCGCAGCGCGCGGCGCGCCGCCGCGCTCGTCAACGTCCTCGGCGGGACACCGGACGCGGCACCGGACGCCGCGGCGGTCCGGGCGGTGCTGCGCGAGTACGGCGAGGACGACCCGCTCGACCTGTCCGCCGAGGACGTACGGGCGATGCGCGCCGCCGCCGCGTCCCTGCGCGAGGTCTTCGCCGCGCCCGACGTGGACACCGCCGCCCACCGCCTGAACCGCATCCTCGCCGAGAGCTGCGGCCCGGTCCGCCTCACCGCGCACGGCGGCGGCGCGCCGTGGCACCCGCACCTGGACAGCGACGACGAGGCGCCCTGGGCGGAGTGGCTCCTCGCCTCGTCGTGCATGGCCCTGACCGTGCTCGTGTGGGACCGTCAGCGCCCTCCGGGCGGCCTGTGCGCCTCGCCGCGCTGCGCGAACGTGTACCTCGCGGTCGGCGGGGGCGCGGCACGGCGCTACTGCTCGCGCCGCTGCGCCACCCGGGAGCGCGTGGCGAACCACCGCAAGGCGAAGGAAGCCTAG
- a CDS encoding HD domain-containing protein: MTRENTQAVKTADSGDTAWGEFGLPESEVAREALRYTRGIETPAMFHHSIRTYLYGRCVGERRGVVPGRDYDDELLFLGCVLHDLGLTEEGNGEQRFEVDGADLAAEFLTRQGVPSERVEVVWDAIALHTSEGIASRKRPEIALVSAGARTDIAGHAGQLPPGYADRVHAALPRLHAAAVLHDVIVAQALAEPRKAPPFSLPGELLMLRTEAPRPTWKQITQSPGWNDYAGYEG; the protein is encoded by the coding sequence ATGACGCGAGAGAACACACAAGCAGTGAAGACAGCGGATTCGGGCGACACCGCATGGGGGGAGTTCGGCCTTCCCGAGAGTGAGGTGGCGCGGGAGGCGCTGCGGTACACGCGGGGCATCGAGACGCCGGCGATGTTCCACCACAGCATTCGCACGTACCTGTACGGCCGTTGCGTCGGCGAGCGGCGCGGGGTGGTTCCCGGGCGCGACTACGACGACGAGCTGCTCTTTCTCGGATGCGTGCTGCACGACCTCGGCCTCACCGAGGAAGGCAACGGCGAGCAGCGGTTCGAGGTCGACGGCGCGGACCTGGCCGCCGAGTTCCTCACCCGGCAGGGGGTGCCGTCGGAGCGGGTGGAGGTCGTCTGGGACGCGATCGCCCTGCACACGTCCGAGGGCATCGCCTCGCGCAAGCGGCCCGAGATCGCACTGGTGTCCGCGGGGGCGCGGACGGACATCGCGGGCCATGCCGGTCAGCTGCCGCCCGGGTACGCCGACCGCGTGCACGCCGCGCTCCCCCGGCTGCACGCGGCCGCGGTCCTCCACGACGTGATCGTCGCCCAGGCCCTCGCCGAGCCGCGCAAGGCCCCGCCGTTCAGCCTGCCCGGCGAGCTCCTGATGCTGCGGACGGAAGCCCCGCGGCCCACGTGGAAGCAGATCACTCAGTCACCGGGCTGGAACGACTACGCCGGTTACGAGGGCTAG
- a CDS encoding phosphatase PAP2 family protein has product MSFATLRQPRVILWATAGVVTLGFLIVLEIAARRYGLPGPITNQVQEVILPPASGPLLYAGMALMMVVLTWRERFVALGIAVAIDIPFFLVRWALGEKLTFGNGALWVVLGYAVIAVTRRTGKERMLLLKGVGLGLLLVAGRKTGDAWLLITSKTRPTVLDQYVATADHALGNPSWLAGRIVRAAGPFGEHFLDFVYVQLAVAAVVVAAYQLRNVAGERRFPRHHLVRTFLVIGLLGPSIYMIFPVVGPVFAYGTGAFGTGGEQWAVANIWPDTLPGMTPGPMTYDGITPRNCMPSLHTAWATIIFIHSRKGPRALRYAGTFWLVATLSATLGFGYHYGVDLIAGVVFALTVEVAVRSLALGWDRSAIQLVAHGAAVFAALLVSYRYLAVDMATYPWIFGPLLLLAMTSVIYGYVRTTKRSAPKPTPSLHPEPQPEMV; this is encoded by the coding sequence ATTTCATTCGCCACGCTGCGCCAACCACGGGTGATCCTGTGGGCCACCGCGGGTGTGGTGACCCTTGGATTCCTCATCGTGCTTGAGATCGCCGCGCGCCGCTACGGGCTGCCGGGGCCGATCACCAACCAGGTGCAGGAGGTGATTCTCCCGCCCGCTTCGGGGCCGCTGCTCTATGCGGGCATGGCCTTGATGATGGTGGTGCTCACCTGGCGGGAAAGGTTCGTCGCGCTCGGCATCGCGGTCGCGATCGACATTCCCTTCTTTCTGGTCCGGTGGGCGCTCGGCGAGAAGCTGACGTTCGGCAACGGCGCGCTGTGGGTGGTTCTGGGCTACGCGGTCATCGCCGTCACGCGCCGCACCGGCAAGGAGCGGATGCTGCTCCTGAAGGGCGTCGGTCTCGGCCTGCTGCTCGTGGCCGGCCGCAAGACCGGTGACGCCTGGCTGCTCATCACGTCGAAGACCCGGCCGACGGTGCTCGACCAGTACGTGGCGACCGCCGATCACGCGCTCGGCAATCCGTCGTGGCTGGCGGGCCGGATCGTCAGGGCGGCCGGTCCGTTCGGCGAGCACTTCCTCGACTTCGTCTATGTGCAGCTCGCGGTGGCCGCGGTCGTCGTCGCCGCGTACCAGCTGCGGAACGTGGCGGGCGAGCGCCGCTTCCCCCGCCACCACCTGGTGCGCACGTTCCTGGTGATCGGCCTGCTCGGGCCGAGCATCTACATGATCTTCCCGGTGGTCGGGCCGGTCTTCGCCTACGGCACGGGCGCCTTCGGCACCGGCGGCGAGCAGTGGGCGGTGGCCAACATCTGGCCGGACACGCTGCCGGGCATGACGCCGGGCCCGATGACGTACGACGGGATCACCCCGCGCAACTGCATGCCCAGCCTGCACACCGCGTGGGCCACGATCATCTTCATCCACTCCCGCAAGGGCCCGCGAGCGCTGCGCTACGCGGGCACGTTCTGGCTGGTCGCCACGCTCTCCGCGACGCTGGGCTTCGGTTACCACTACGGCGTGGACCTCATCGCCGGCGTGGTCTTCGCGCTCACGGTCGAAGTGGCCGTGCGTTCCCTGGCCCTCGGCTGGGACCGGTCCGCCATCCAGCTGGTCGCCCACGGGGCGGCGGTCTTCGCCGCGCTCCTGGTGTCCTACCGGTACCTGGCCGTGGACATGGCGACGTACCCGTGGATATTCGGACCGCTCCTCCTGCTCGCGATGACCTCCGTGATCTACGGCTACGTACGCACCACCAAACGCTCGGCCCCGAAGCCCACCCCGTCCCTGCACCCGGAACCGCAGCCGGAAATGGTGTGA
- a CDS encoding methionine--tRNA ligase has product MTTPRTYVTTTIPYVNARPHLGFALEVVQADVLARHRRHRGDEVRLLSGTDDNSLKNVLAAEAEGVPVRDLVDRNAEAFSALRAPLALSFDDFIRTSRDPRHRVGVERLWRQCAASGDLYRKHYEGLYCVGCEQFYTPAELVEGRCAEHGTAPQPVAEENWFFRLSRYADRLRELITSGELRVEPAARRNEVLALIDGGLHDFSVSRSHTRARGWGIPVPDDPSQVVYVWWDALGNYVTSLGHGTGDPAYARWWEGSTRRVHLVGKGVVRFHAVYWPAMLLSAGLPLPTDVLVHDYLTVDGRKISKSSGTTVDPAELADAYGTDAVRWWLLRDVPRVGDADFTRERLVARADADFAGGLGNLVNRVVTMAHRFRDGRITRTRGAVAGTERLDSACRHVQEEVDAALADFDFRRATAAVWRIVEEANRCVDATRPWELAKAERAGDEQAGADLDAVLAALLRACRALCDQLAPFVPDAAARVAAQLTETDGRIPTARPLFARIGGPAD; this is encoded by the coding sequence ATGACCACACCCCGTACGTACGTCACGACGACGATCCCGTACGTCAACGCCCGCCCGCATCTGGGCTTCGCCCTCGAAGTCGTCCAGGCGGACGTCCTCGCCCGCCACCGGCGCCATCGCGGCGACGAGGTCCGGCTCCTGAGCGGGACGGACGACAACTCCCTGAAGAACGTCCTGGCCGCCGAGGCCGAGGGCGTGCCCGTGCGGGACCTCGTCGACCGCAACGCGGAGGCCTTCTCGGCGCTCCGGGCACCGCTCGCCCTCTCCTTCGACGACTTCATCCGGACCAGCCGCGACCCGCGCCACCGCGTGGGCGTGGAGCGGCTGTGGCGCCAGTGCGCGGCGTCCGGGGATCTGTACCGCAAGCACTACGAGGGCCTGTACTGCGTCGGCTGCGAGCAGTTCTACACCCCGGCCGAACTCGTCGAGGGACGCTGCGCCGAGCACGGCACCGCACCGCAGCCCGTCGCGGAGGAGAACTGGTTCTTCCGTCTGTCCCGGTACGCGGACCGGCTGCGCGAACTGATCACCTCCGGCGAGCTGCGCGTCGAGCCCGCCGCCCGCCGCAACGAGGTGCTCGCCCTCATCGACGGCGGCCTGCACGACTTCTCCGTCTCCCGCTCGCACACCCGCGCCCGGGGCTGGGGCATCCCCGTCCCGGACGACCCCAGCCAGGTCGTGTACGTCTGGTGGGACGCCCTCGGCAACTACGTCACCAGCCTCGGCCACGGCACCGGCGATCCCGCGTACGCCCGCTGGTGGGAGGGGAGCACCCGCCGCGTCCACCTCGTCGGCAAGGGCGTCGTGCGCTTCCACGCCGTCTACTGGCCCGCCATGCTCCTGTCGGCCGGCCTTCCGCTGCCCACGGACGTCCTCGTCCACGACTACCTCACCGTCGACGGGCGCAAGATCAGCAAGTCCAGCGGCACGACCGTCGACCCGGCGGAGCTGGCTGACGCCTACGGCACGGACGCGGTCCGCTGGTGGCTGCTGCGGGACGTGCCCCGGGTCGGGGACGCGGACTTCACCCGGGAGCGGCTCGTCGCGCGGGCCGACGCCGACTTCGCCGGGGGTCTCGGGAACCTCGTCAACCGGGTCGTGACCATGGCGCACCGCTTCCGCGACGGCCGCATCACCCGTACGCGGGGCGCCGTCGCGGGCACGGAGCGGCTCGACTCGGCTTGTCGCCACGTACAGGAGGAGGTCGACGCGGCCCTGGCGGACTTCGACTTCCGACGGGCGACGGCGGCGGTGTGGCGGATCGTGGAGGAGGCCAACCGCTGCGTCGACGCGACGCGCCCCTGGGAGCTGGCCAAGGCCGAGCGCGCCGGCGACGAGCAGGCGGGCGCCGATCTCGACGCGGTCCTGGCCGCCCTCCTCCGCGCCTGCCGTGCGCTCTGCGACCAGCTCGCCCCCTTCGTCCCGGACGCGGCGGCCCGCGTCGCGGCCCAGCTGACGGAGACCGACGGCCGCATCCCGACGGCACGCCCCCTGTTCGCACGGATCGGCGGCCCTGCGGACTGA
- a CDS encoding MFS transporter: MPSASTASAMPAPEEPAVDARPPLIRRLAVASVAMGIFAIVTVEILPIGLLPAIGHDFRVTDGTAGLMMTMPGLLAALSAPVVTMATARVDRRTMMGAFMLLLAAASALAAAAPAYWLVLVSRVAVGVTIGGFWSIAAGLAERLVPRESVGRAKAVIFSAVPLGSVLGVPLGTFVGDVAGWRTAFAAMGVLTLAVWVAMLVLLPPLPPAEAVHPTALRGLLRRSGTRLALLMTFLVVLAHFGAYTYVAPFLGEVTQVGPGLVTLFLLVYGAAGVIGNFVGGAVAARRPRAAFAVAAGLIALATLLLPVVGRWAGGAVALLVVWGVAYGAVPVCSQTWFAVAAPGAPEAASVLFTASFQATFSLGALAGGAVVDRASAAAVMVCGGLVAATAVLLAWGAGRAGGPAPTVAGGRRSR, from the coding sequence ATGCCTTCCGCCAGCACCGCCTCAGCCATGCCCGCCCCCGAAGAGCCCGCTGTGGACGCCCGGCCCCCGCTCATCCGCCGGCTCGCCGTCGCCTCTGTGGCGATGGGGATCTTCGCCATCGTCACGGTGGAGATCCTGCCCATCGGCCTGCTGCCCGCCATCGGCCACGACTTCCGGGTCACGGACGGCACGGCCGGGCTGATGATGACCATGCCCGGTCTGCTGGCGGCCCTTTCCGCGCCCGTCGTGACCATGGCGACCGCGCGCGTGGACCGGCGCACGATGATGGGCGCCTTCATGCTGCTGCTCGCCGCCGCGAGCGCACTCGCGGCGGCCGCGCCCGCCTACTGGCTCGTGCTCGTCTCGCGCGTCGCCGTGGGCGTCACCATCGGCGGCTTCTGGTCGATAGCGGCCGGTCTTGCCGAGCGCCTCGTGCCCCGGGAGTCGGTGGGCCGGGCGAAGGCGGTCATCTTCTCGGCCGTTCCGCTGGGTTCGGTGCTCGGCGTGCCCCTCGGCACCTTCGTCGGGGACGTCGCCGGATGGCGGACCGCCTTCGCCGCCATGGGGGTCCTGACCCTGGCCGTATGGGTGGCGATGCTGGTCCTTCTGCCTCCGCTGCCGCCCGCCGAAGCCGTTCACCCGACGGCCCTGCGCGGACTGCTGCGGCGCTCCGGGACGCGGCTCGCGCTGCTCATGACCTTCCTCGTCGTCCTCGCGCATTTCGGTGCGTATACGTACGTAGCACCCTTCCTGGGCGAGGTGACGCAGGTGGGTCCGGGCCTCGTGACCCTGTTCCTGCTGGTGTACGGCGCGGCCGGGGTGATCGGGAACTTCGTCGGCGGGGCGGTGGCGGCCCGTCGGCCGCGCGCCGCCTTCGCCGTCGCGGCGGGACTGATCGCCCTGGCCACGCTGCTGTTGCCGGTCGTCGGGCGGTGGGCGGGCGGCGCGGTGGCGCTGCTCGTCGTCTGGGGAGTCGCGTACGGAGCCGTGCCGGTGTGCTCGCAGACCTGGTTCGCCGTCGCGGCGCCCGGTGCGCCGGAGGCGGCCTCGGTCCTCTTCACCGCCTCCTTCCAGGCGACCTTCTCCCTGGGTGCGCTGGCCGGTGGCGCCGTGGTGGACCGGGCGTCGGCGGCCGCGGTGATGGTCTGCGGCGGTCTGGTCGCCGCGACGGCGGTCCTGCTCGCGTGGGGCGCCGGACGGGCAGGCGGTCCGGCGCCCACCGTGGCCGGTGGGCGCCGGAGCCGATGA